Genomic DNA from Alphaproteobacteria bacterium PA2:
CCAGCTTGCCATCAGCCAGACCGACTACGACATGTTCAAGATCGGCGAAAACGTCGCCACAGCCCCGGGCAAGGTGATCTTCCAGAACGAGATCATCCAGCTCCTGCAATTCACCCCGACAACCGAGCAGGTCTACGAGATCCCGCTGGTGATCTTCCCGCCCTGGATCAACAAATTCTACATTCTGGACCTGCGACCCGAGAACTCGATGATCAGGTGGCTGACTGATCAGGGGATCACGGTTTTCGTCGCGTCCTGGGTCAACCCGGACAAGGCCCTCGCCGCCAAGACCTTTGAAGACTACATGCGCCAGGGCATTTACGAAGGCACTGCAGCAGCCATGAAGCAGGCTGGCGTCGATCGGGTGAACACGGTCGGCTACTGCATTGGCGGAACCCTGCTGGCCTCGACCCTGGCTCACATGGAAGCAAAGGGCGACAAGCGCATACAGTCAGCGACCTTCTTCGCCGCCCAGCAGGACTTTTCGGAAGCCGGCGATCTCCTGCTCTTCACCAATGAGGAATGGCTGAAGGATCTGGAACAGATGATGGACGCCGAGGGTGGGGTCCTGCGCGGCCAGTCCATGGCCGACACCTTCAACATCCTGCGTTCGAACGACCTGATCTGGTCCTTCTTCGTCAACAACTACCTGATGGGCAAGGAGCCCAAACCCTTCGACCTGCTGTTCTGGAATTCCGACCAGACCCGCATGCCCAAGGCCCTGCACCTGTTCTATCTGCGCAAGTTCTATGGCGAGAACGCACTGGCCAAGGGCGAACTGGTTATGGATGGGGTCAAGCTTGATCTCTCCACCGTCAAGACCCCGGTCTATGTGCAGTCATCGAAAGAAGACCACATCGCCCCTGCCCGCTCCGTCTATCGCGGAGCGCGGCTGTTCGGCGGCCCGGTCACCTTCACCCTCTCCGGGTCAGGCCACATAGCCGGCGTCATCAATGCGCCTGTGGCGAAGAAGTACCAGCACTGGACCAACTCTGACCTGCCGGTCACGGTCGAAGCGTGGATGGCGGACGCCGTCGAAACCCCGGGTTCCTGGTGGCCGCACTGGGCAGCCTGGCTGCAGGAGCGCTCCGGCGGAATGGTCGCCGCCCGGGATCCGGCCAAGGGCCCCCTCCAGCCCCTTGAGGACGCACCTGGATCCTATGTGAAGGTCACGTCCTAGGTTTGAATACCAGCAGACGAAGGAATACCGCCAGGGCGCCGATCGGCGCCGTGGTGTGTACCATCCAGGGTGACAGGGGGGATGGGCCCCGCTCAAATCCAAAGCCGAACAGGGTCAGCTGATCAGTCACGATCCTTATTGAACCCAGCCTCCAGTCCATCCAGACAGAACCGGCCCCGACAAAGGCGCCCAGCATCCAGAGCAGGCGCCAGGGCAGTCGTCGCGCACGCAAGGCCTGCAGCATGGCCGCAAACATGAAGGCCGGAGTCGCAAGGGTGGCGGCGAAGAAGGCCCATTGTCCCGTCGACTTCGCCGGCCCGAAGAAGCTGGCCTGCGCGTCATCTTCGGGCGTCACCTCAATGGCCGTGATCGAGACCAGCTTGAAAACCTTGCCGACCTTGTAGGGCCTGACGCCTTCTTCGGCTTTGGGGGGTTCCGACAATTCAACCTTGTCCGGCAGCATTGGGCGACCCCGGATGGGGTCATAGACCCTGCGCCAGCCCCGTTGCTCGACCTGCAGGTCAATGACCACCCGCTTCGTGGGGAAGGTATAGAGATAGCTCAGGTTGGAGCGGTCCCAGCGCGCTTTGGCGACTGTCTTGTCCGACGAAATCAGCTTGATCGACCAGGGGGGATCTGCCGGAAATACCGACCTGGCTTCCTCAATGCGGCCAGCATGGGCCGGGTCGGCAAAGAAAGCAGGGGCCAGGCTCCGGTCGATGGCCGGCCAGTCCGCCCGCTGGATCGCGTCAATCGTGGTCCGCCCCATACGGTCGGCGTCAAGATCTGCAACCTGTGGGGCGCAGGCGCACAAGGCCAGGAGCAATCCTGCCACCCAAGCCCAATTCAACCTACCCACCATGCACCCCCGTGGCCGTTTCGAGCGGACCCTAGTCAGGCCGGGCTTTCAGGGCAATCAGGCAGGAATGAACTTCAGGGCGGCGCCGTTGCTGCAAAACCGCTGACCTGTCGGCCGGGGACCGTCGTCGAACAGGTGCCCGTGATGTCCCAGACAACGTGCGCAGTGGTATTCGGTCCTTGGAATGCCGATGGCGAAGTCCGTTTTGGTGGCCAGGGCGCCCTTGATCGACATGAAGAAGCTGGGCCAGCCTGTGCCGCTGTCATACTTTGTCTCGGACTTGAAAAGCGGCAGGTCACAGCCCTGACAGGCGAAAACGCCCTTGCGGTGTTCGTTGAGCAGCGGGCTCGACCCCGGCCGCTCGGTATCTTCATGCCGAAGGACCCTGTAGGCGGCGGGCGCGAGCCGCTTCTTCCATTCGGCATCCGAAAGCTTCCGCCAGAGCGACGAAGCATAGGCGTCAGCGGCAAGGGCTACCACAGGAGTGAAGGAAGCGCCGATTGCAAAGGCGCTGGCCAGAAGATGGCGGCGGTTCAGGTGCGTTGAGGATTCCATACCCATGACTACGCCTGCTGCCGTCTGAAGTTACAAGACCTTTGGCGTCGGATCAGAAGCCTGCCGGTAATAGAGGACGTCCGGGGTCTTTTCCTCGTTGTCCGACCCATCCGTGAAGGTCTCGGGCTGGAAGCCCCGCTTCTCGTAAAAGGCCCTGGCGCGCAGGTTCTGCTGAAAGGTCCAGAGACGACGCTCGCCGCCATCTTCCAGAGCCTTGTCCAGCAGGGCTGGCCCCAGACCATGCCCTTGATGATCTGGGTCGATATAGAGGTGGTCGATCCAGCCCTCGTGGAAACCGATATAGCCGACGACCTCGCCGGCATGCTCTGCCACCCAGACCTCATTGGTCACCATGAACCGGTTCTGCATGAACCAGAGATCCTCTTCGGCGGTGTGCAGCTCGGGAAGAAAACTCAGGGAAACGCGCATGGCGGAGCGATGAACCCGGGCGATAGCCCCTGCATCCTCCGGCCGGGCCAGTCGCAAGCTCAAAGCCCCTCGCCCTCCCGCAGGCCGAGCATGAGGTTCAGGTTCTGGACGGCCGCGCCAGAGGCGCCCTTGCCCAGATTGTCCAGCACGGCCACCAGGCGGGCCTGCTGCCGCTCGACATTGCCGAAAACGTAGAGGTTCATCCGGTTAGTGTCCCGCAAGGCTTCGGGGTCGAGTTCACTGACGTACCCCCCCGCCCCGGCCCTGGCCTGCTGCAGGCGTTCACATTCCGCTGCCCCGGCGACTGAAACAAAAGCCTCCCGATCATAGGCCTTCGCAAGGATGTCGCGCAGGTCCCCCGGCTTGGGTTTGTCGGTCAGCGCCCAGAGGTGGAGTGGAACCTCCACAATCATTCCCTGGGCGAAGCGCCCTACGGACGGTGCGAAGACGGGCGAATGGGAAATGCCGGAATAGGTCTGCATTTCTGCGAGGTGCTTGTGCACCAGGGTAAGCCCATAAGGTCGGAAAGCGTCCCGGGTCCCTGATGTCGGTTCGCCTTCGAATTCCTCAATCAGGCCCTTGCCGCCCCCTGAATAGCCGGAAATGGCGTTGACGGTCACAGGATAGTCTTCGGGGATCAGACCGGCTGTCACCAGGGGCCGCATCAGGGCGATGAAGCCTGTCGGATAGCAGCCGGGATTGCTGACACGGGTCGAGGCGCGGATCGCAGCCCGTTGATCGGCGTCCATCTCGGGGAAGCCATAGGTCCAGCCAGACGCAACCCGATAGGCGGTTGAGGCGTCGATAACCCTGACCTTGCTGGAGGTGATCAGACTGACCGCTTCCTTTGACGCAGCATCAGGAAGGCAAAGCACGACCGCGTCAGCCGCGTTCAGCAGCTCGGCCCTGGCCTCCGGATCCTTGCGCCTCGCAGGATCAATGGAGAGAATATCGAGGTCAGGGCGACCAGCCAGACGGTCACGTATCTGCAGGCCCGTCGTTCCGGCCTCGCCGTCAATGAACACCTTGTGGGTCATGGTCTGATCCTCAAAATCGACCGCAAAAGAAAAAGGGCGCCTCGGTTTCCCGAAGCGCCCCTGTCCTGCACGAAATCTCGCGCGGCTTTAGCGCTTCGAGAACTGGAAGCTGCGGCGGGCCTTGGCCTTGCCGTACTTCTTCCGCTCAACAACCCGGCTGTCGCGGGTCAGGAAGCCGTGGGGCTTCAGAACCGGACGCAGTTCAGGTTCGAAATAGGTCAGAGCCTTGGACAGGCCGTGGCGGATCGCGCCGGCCTGACCCGAGAGGCCGGAGCCCTGGACAGACACGACCACGTCGAACTGGCCGAGACGATCGGTCACTTCGAGGGGCTGGGCGATCATCATGCGCAGCACCGGACGGGCGAAGTAGATCGTCTGGTCGCGGCCATTGATGGTGATCTGACCCTTGCCAGGCTTGATCCAGACCTTGGCGATCGCATTCTTGCGCTTGCCGGTGGCGTAGGAACGGCCCTGGGCGTCGACCTTGCGGACATGGACGACGGCGTCGGGTTGCGGGTTGGACGACATGCTCTGCAGAGCGTCGAAACCGGTGGGAGCGGGAGCGTCGGTCATCTGTCTTACTTGCTCCGCACGTTCTTCGAGTTCAGGGACGCGAAGGCGATGGTCTCGGGGTTCTGCGCTTCATGAGGATGCTCAGAAGTGCTGTAGATGCGCAGGTGGGTCATCTGCTTGCGCGCCAGGGGGCTTTCCTTGGGCAGCATGCGTTCGACAGCCTTTTCCAGGATCCGCTCGGGGAACTTGCCGCCGAGGATCTTGTCAGCCGTACGCTCCTTGATGCCGCCCGGGTGACCGGTGTGCCAGTAGTAGACCTTGTCGGTCAGCTTCTTGCCGGTGAACTTCACCTTGTCGGCGTTCAGCACAACGACGAAGTCGCCGCAGTCAACATTCGGGGTGTAGTCGGGCCGATGCTTGCCGCGAAGACGCATGGCGATGAAAGACGCAAGACGGCCGACCACGGCGTTCTCAGCGTCGATCACAATCCACTTCTTCTCGACGTCGGCGGGCTTCAGGGAAGCCGTCGTCTTCATCATGGGAGCAATCCGTAGGTTAGTTCGCAGGCGACGCCCGCGACGAGAGGCCGGGCAAGTACGTCATGCCCAATGCACTGTCAACACAAGTTGCGCCGGAAAACGCGAAAAAGCCTTATGGCATAAGGGTTTTAGGATATAGGTATTCCAATACCACTTTTAAACTCACCTGCTAGAGTCTCCGGACACGCCAGGCAAAAGCTGTTGCAAGCCCAAGAACAATCGCCGCCGCCACCTGATGCAGCATGCCCAATGACACGGGGACCCTGGCCATCAAGGTGATAACACCAAGCACCGCCTGCAACAGAACGCCAAGGGCAACCGCGACCCCAAGCATTCTCGCCCCGGACGGCAGATAGGCGGACCTGAGCGCCTGCCACCCAGAGATCGCGGCGACCACAAACAGGATATAGGCGCCCAGCCTGTGGTGAAGTTGGACGGCCGCCTGACTGTGCGCAATCGTCCGCCAGAGGTCAGCGCCGGCATAGTCCGCAGGGAACAGGCGTCCATTCATGAGCGGCCAGTCATTGTAGACCAGGCCTGCATCATTTCCGGCGACCAGGGCGCCCAGCAGTATCTGCACATAGACCATGCCCAGAAGGATCAGGGCGCCTCGCCGCCAGGGACTGGGAACATCGACCCTGGACGCACCGGCTGCGGCCTCGAGAGCTGTCCAGACCAAGGCGCCCAGCAGGATGAAGGCAAGACCAAGATGGGTCATCAGGCGCTCGGGCGCCACAGACACCCTTTCGGTCAATCCGCTGGCGACCATCCACCAACCGACAAGGCCCTGCATGCCGCCCAGAATCAAAAGCACGACGCAGCGCCAGATCAACCGCCGGGGAATTTCCCGACGCACCAGAAACCAGATCAATGGCAGGCCGAACGCCAGACCGACCAAACGGCCAAGCAGGCGGTGGGACCATTCCCACCAGTAGATTGTCTTGAAGGCTTCCAGGGACATGCCCCGGTTCAACTGAACGTATTGTGGGATCTGCTTGTACTTGGCGAATTCGCTTGCCCAGTCCTCAGCGTTCAGAGGCGGGATTGAACCGGTCACCGGACGCCACTGGGTAATGGAAAGGCCCGAGTCGGTCAGACGGGTCGCGCCTCCGACAACCACCATGGCCAGTACGAGGGCTGCCACTGCAAACAGCCAGGCAGAGACCGCGGTCGACCGATCTGAACGCAGAAAAGAAGTCATGGGCAAACACGCACCAGAACGCGGGACAAAGCCCGAAAATCATTGCGCGGGTCTAGTCGAGATCACCAGGCGCGTCCACGATTGCGTTGAGGCCCGCACATACTTTCCCGATCGTCTGCTACAAGGGCCCCACCGTTGGAGTAATAGCATTTTGACCGGCGATGGCCCCTTCAGCATCCTGGCGACCGGACTCATCGCCGGCTGGCTAGCACGGCATATTGTTGATCGCAGGCTCAGCCTCTGGGCTTGTCTTTGTCTGGGATTCCTTGGCGCAGTCTGTGGCGCAGGTCTTGCCAGGCTGCTTGATCTGCGCCTCCCGGGTGCAATTGGCTCCCTGGCTCTGGCGACAACAGGATCAATCCTGATCCTGGCCCTGTTCGTGCTCCTGCACCGCAGAAGATGACGGGGCAGGTGCAAGCGCCTATATCGAACCGATGAACGCTCGACTTCGCAAACTCATCGGCAGCTTTGGCATGCTGGTCTTCATCGGCGCCTATGTGTGGGCGGTCACGGCCATTTCCGAATATCTTCCTGACCAGACCTCGATCAAACTGATCTATTTCGCCATCACAGGCATGGCCTGGGGCCTGCCGGTCCTGCCGCTGATCAGCTGGATGAACCGCGGACGCTGAGGGGGAATTCGCCGATGGTCGGAGCGACAGGATTTGAACCTGCGACCCCTTGACCCCCAGTCAAGTGCGCTACCAGGCTGCGCTACGCTCCGACATCGGCGAGCGGCCCTTCTAACGGCTTGCCCGGCTTGGGCAAGTGATTTCAGGTGGCGGGGCGCTTCAAGATGTCGTCCAGCCGCTGCTTTGTGGCCAAAAGACCCGTCAGAGTAAGCCGAAGGCGCATTTCCGACTCCACGCCCAGGCGCGTAATCCGATGGGGATCGGCGGCTTCGGGCTGGTGGAACACCTCGAGCACAGGCACTTCGACTAGGTCGGGCGAGATCGATTCCACTGGAGCTTGCCGGAGCACCCGCTCCAGCCCCTCGTCCTTGTAGAGCTTCTGGACATCCTTGATGGTCAGCTTGTCATCGTGCAGCCGGGCCTTGAGCGCCTGCAGGACAGCCACATCCTGGGGACGATAGAAGCGCCGCCCCCCTGCCCGCTTCATCGGGCGAATGAATGAAAACCTGGTCTCCCAGAACCGCAGCACGTGCTGCGGCACGCCAACCTCATCGGCCGCTTCCGAAATGGTGCGAAAGGCGTCGGGGCCCTTGGCCAACTGCCTCTGGACCTATTTGGCCAAGGCGCGATCCACCCGCGCCTTCATGACCTGGGAGGCTCGGAAGCCGATCACCCGGCGCGGTTCGATGGCCGCCGGTTCACCGGTTTTGGGATTACGGCCCATGCGGGCCCGCTTTGCGCGGACCTGAAAGACACCAAAGCCGGAAAGCTTCACCTGCTCGCCGCGCTCAAGGGCCTGGGCGGCAAGCTCGAGCGTGCGTTCAACCAGCTCGGCGGAATCCTGTCGTGTGAGGCCGACCTCTTCGTGAACGGCTTCACACAGGTCAGCTCGCGTAACTGTCGCGCCCTTCATCACAGTCCCTTTTAGCCCGAGTTCAATCGCACTGATGGACTGATTGTCGCATCAGGTCAAAGACTTCTGACCATCCCTTGATGAATTAGAGGCGAACCACGCAGGCGCCCCAGGTCAGTCCGCCGCCCATGGCCTCAAGAAGAACCAGGTCTCCTGTCTTGATCCGTCCGTCGGCAATGCCGTGGGCCAGAGCGAGGGGAATCGAAGCTGCAGACGTATTGGCGTGTATTGCGACGGTGGAAATCACCTTAGCCTCAGCAATCCCGAGGCGCTTTGCAACGCCTTCGAGAATACGCTGATTGGCCTGATGGGGAATGAACCAGTCGACGTCCGAGACCTGAACACCGGCATCAGCCGCCGCTGCAACCACGGCCTCTGAGATATTGACGACCGCGTGCCGGAAGACCTGATTGCCCTGCATGCGCAGGTGGCCAACCTGACCATTGGTGGAGACACCGCCATCCACATAGAGTAGGTCCTGCTTGGTTCCATCAGCCCGCAGGGCAAAACCCAGCAGTCCCCTGTCGGAAACATCGCCCTGCCCTTCCTGGGGCTCCAGAACAACCGCGCCAGCGCCATCACCGAACAGGACGCAGGTCCCCCGGTCGGTCCAGTCCATAAGGCGGGTCATGGTCTCTGCGCCGATCACCAGCGCGCACTTTGAACGGCCACGGGCGACAAAGCCGTCGGCGGTGGACAGGGCATAGACAAACCCCGAGCAAACAGCCTGGACATCAAAGGCGATGCCGACCGGACAGCCCAGCTTGCGCTGAACCATGGTGGCCACCGCCGGGAAGGTGAGGTCAGGTGTGGTCGTGCCGACAATGATGAGGTCAACATCCTCAGGACTGCGCCCGGCCGCCTCAAGGGCCTTGCGGGCGGCCTCTACGGCAAGATCGGAAACCCCCTGATCAGGCGCCGCCCGGTGCCGCTGACGAATGCCGGTGCGTTCGACAATCCAGGCGTCGGTCGTATCAACGACCTTTGAAAGATCGTCATTGGTGACGATCTCCTTCGGGAGATAGGCGCCGACGCCTGTGACAACGCTTCTCAGAACCTTACGCGTCACCTGACGACTCCTCGACCGCATCTGCCGGCGCGGCCTCCATGGCCGCTGTCAGGCGGGTCATATTACGCTCGATTTCGGCAGCGAAATCGCTCTTGGCCAGATCTATCGCCAGCCCGATGGACTGGCCAAAATCACGGGCGTCCGCGCCGCCATGGCACTTTACAACCAGCCCATTGAGGCCAAGGAGTGGCGCGGCTGGCGGAGGGTTCATCTTGTCCCGGAAAATCCGCAAGGCAGGCCTGGCGAGCAGGGCGCCGAGTTTTGCGCCAAGCGAGGAGGTAAGCGCTGTCCTCAGTTCCTCGACGATATAGCTCGCCGTGCCCTCAGCTGTCTTGAGGGCGACATTGCCTGTGAAGCCGTCGGTAACGACCACGTCTACCGTGTTCTTTGAGAGGTCATCGCCTTCCACGAAGCCGTGATAATCGATATCGAACTTGCCGCTTTTCAGAATGGCGTGGGCGAGCCGGACCTCTTCGTGGCCCTTTACGTCTTCGGAGCCCACATTGAGGATTCCGACCGTCGGTCGGGCCACACCGTGGGCAGCCCGATGGAAGGCTTCACCCATGATGGCGAACTCGACCAGTCTTTCAGCATCGCAGTCGATGTTCGCTCCGGCGTCCAGGACGGTTGAAACACCCTTGCGGCCCGGCCAGGAGACCACCAGAGGCGGCCGTTCAACATCCACGCTCATACGCAGGATGAGACGGGAAATGGCCATCAGGCCACCTGTATTGCCGCAGGACACAGCGGCATTGGCCTCACCGGTTTTCACGGACTCGACCGCATTCCACATTGAGGCGCCGCGTCCGCGTCGCACCGCATTTGCAGGCTTTTCGTCCGAGGCGATAACCTTGTCGGTGTGCCGCACCTCAAAACGCCCGGCCAGCTCGGGATGACGCGCCAGTTCCGGGCCGATCAGGGCCTCGTCGCCGTGGATGATGAAGGTCAGACTGTCCTTGGACTTCTGGACAGCCAGGGCCAGTCCGGGAATCGTCGTTGACGGCCCATGGTCGCCGCCCATGGCGTCAATGGAAATTACCAGGGATCGCGTCACGAAATTGAGTCCATCCCCGTTGTCGTGCTGGCGATCAGGATACAGGGCGAAGCTGAACATGCAAACTGCTGGACCATCATTGATCCTTTTCCTTCAGCTGCTTCAGAACGGAAAACGGCGAAAGGTCAGCTGTTGGCGCGGCATAATCGAAGACGGCGTCCGGCTTTCGTGGAAACGGATCAATCGCCAAAGCCAGATGCTCGAACAGGACATGGGCGAGATCAATCGTATCACCTGCCAGAACATCCGGCGGATCCGGAGCCTCCGGATCGAGATCAACTTCTCCAGCCAGGGTTTCGATAGGCGTATTGGGGCTGCCCTGCGGCACCACCCTCAGCTCGACCTCTCCATCGACAGGCTGAACGAAGGGATCAAGACTGACCCCGCAGACCTGCTCCACCCTGCCGTGGAACCGCCCTGTCAGCTCGGCGCCGTCAAGCCAAGACCGGACGGTAATGCGGGCTTCAAGCTCTGGCATTGATAGCAAACCAAGGGTCCTGGCCCATTCAGCCAGGGTGGCTTCCGGTGGCTGAAGTGAGAGACTCTGCACCCCTCGGGCAAGGTCAGAAAGCCGGATGGTCGACGTCCAGGTCACGGGGCCGCCCACCCGACAACGCCCTTACCAAGGTCCTCGACCGATTGGCCGGCAAGGCCGGATTTCTGCTTCAGAATGTATTCGATCAGGTCATCCAGAGGCGGAGTCTCAACCTCTGCATAGACCGTGCGTTTGACCAGGGCCCGCAGATCCCCGGTTTCCGGAAGCCCGGCAAGCGCCGCGTGATAGTTCTTCACGCGACCGAAAAAGGCCTCGCCGAGGCGACGCATCTTCTTGCCCACTGACAGGTCGCCGACACCCATTTCGCGCAGGGCGTCATCAAGCGCCTGCACATAGGCGTCGAACAGGGCCTGCGAAATCCGGGTGGCTTCAGGGCCCTGATTCACCAGCCGATCCAGGATGAGCACGACGTGCAAGGTGTAGACCTCAAAGCGGCCCTCGACCGAATCGGGAACAGCCAGGGCTTCGTAGATCACAGGCGTTCGTGATTGCTCGACGCAGGCTGCATAAAGCGCTCGACCCGCAACAACAGCTGGTTTTGGTCGGAAAATGCGATCCAAAAGCATGATGGCCTCGTTTTCGCCCTCAGAGGATTCTAAGGGCGGCATTGCAGTAAGGGCCTGCGAGCGATAGGTCAAAGCCCAGGAAAATTGAACAGGTCACCCATGTTCCGACGCGCCGCCGCTTCCGTACTCGCATTGAGCCTTCTGGGCGCCGCCGGTTGCGCGCCCATCACGACCTATTCCGGGTTCCAGGCGATTGAAGCCAATCCCAAGGATGTAAAGGCGGGCGTCGACACAAAGACCTCCGTCAGAGTGCGGCTGGGCTCACCGTCCGCCACATCGACCTTCGATCCCAATGTCTGGTTCTACATTGACCAGATCAAACAGACGGTGGCCTTCCAGAGGCCGGTCACGACCCGCCGGGACGTCACAGCCATCAAGTTCAACAAGGACAGCGAACTGGTCGAGACCGTAAACCAGTACAGCCTCAAGGACGGCAAGCTGATCGCCTTCAACGGTCGGGAAACCCCGACCCGGGGTCGTGAACTTACGGTTCTGGAGCAGCTCCTTGGCACGGTCGGCCGCGGTGGCGGTCTGTTGCCGAACCAGGATGAAGGCGCTCCAGGCAATCGTCCCGGAGATCGGCGCTAGGCGCTCAAAGCCTCTGAAGCCCGCCCACCAAATGAAAACGCCCCGGAGAGTGATCTCCGGGGCGTCTCTGTTTTCAGTTCAGGCCTGACCTAGGCGGCCGAGGCATGAGCCAGGATCGCCAGCAGCAGCAGGGCCACAATGTTGGTGATCTTGATCATCGGGTTCACGGCGGGGCCCGCCGTGTCCTTGTAGGGGTCGCCGACAGTGTCGCCGGTGACGGCGGCCTTGTGAGCCTCAGAGCCCTTTCCGCCGTAGTGACCTTCTTCGATCAGCTTCTTGGCGTTGTCCCAGGCGCCGCCGCCCGACGTCATCGAGATGGCGACGAACAGGCCGGTGACGATCACGCCCATGAGCATGGCGCCCAGGGACGCAAAGCCATTGGCCTTGCCGGCGATCTGGTTGATCGCAAAGAACAGGACAACCGGAGAAACGACCGGCAGCAGGGATGGCACGATCATTTCGCGGATGGCGGCGGACGTCAGGATGCTGACGGCGCGACCATATTCCGGCTTCACTTCGCCGGTCATGATGCCCGGGTTTTCGCGGAACTGACGACGGACTTCCTCAACCACGGCTTCAGCAGCGCGTCCCACGGCGGTCATCGACATGCCGCCGAACAGGAAGGGCAGAAGACCGCCGAACAGCAGACCGACCACGACATAGGGGTTGGAAAGGTCAAACGCGACCGTGCCCAGGCCCGAGAAGAAGGAGCCCGGCGCCGCGGTGGCGGCGAAGAACTTCAGGTCTTCGGTATAGGCGGCGAAGAGCACCAGGGCGCCCAGACCAGCCGAACCGATGGCGTAGCCCTTGGTCACGGCCTTGGTGGTGTTGCCGACGGCGTCCAGGGCGTCGGTGGTGACGCGGACTTCGGGAGGAAGGCCGGCCATTTCAGCAATGCCGCCAGCGTTGTCGGTGACGGGGCCGAAGGCGTCCAGGGCGACGATGAAGCCGGCCAGGGACAGCATGGAGGTGGTGGCGATGGCGATGCCGAACAGGCCCGCCAGGCCGTAGGTCACGATGATGCCAACGATGATCACGAGGGCCGGCGCCGCCGTGGACTCAAGGCTCATGGCGAGACCCTGAATGACGTTGGTGCCGTGACCGGAGACGCTGGCCTTGGCCACCGACTTCACAGGACGGAAGCCCGTGCCGGTGTAGTATTCGGTGATGACCACGATCAGGGCGGTGACGACCAGACCGGCCACGCCGCAATAGAACAGGCTGTCAGCATTGAAGGACTTGTCGCCGACCGTGACGGTGGTGGTGACCAGCTTGTGGATCACATAGTACAGCGCGCCTACCGACAGGACGCCGGTGACGATCAGGCCCTGATAGAGGGCGCCCATGATGTTCTGCGACTTGCCCAGACGCACGGCGAAGGTGCCGATGATCGAGGTGACGATGCAGATGGCGCAGATGGCCAGCGGAAGGACCATCATGTTGGCGACGATTTCCGCGTTGTCGCGGAAGAAGATGGCGGCCAGGACCATGGTGGCGACCGTGGTCACCGCATAGGTTTCGAACAGGTCAGCGGCCATGCCGGCGCAGTCGCCGAC
This window encodes:
- the hppA gene encoding sodium-translocating pyrophosphatase (pyrophosphate-energized proton pump; pyrophosphate-energized inorganic pyrophosphatase; H+-PPase; can cleave pyrophosphate to two phosphates; can generate a proton motive force and drive pyrophosphate synthesis when PMF is sufficient), which produces MNPELLLAIVAGALAVLYGVVQTASLMRASPGNARMQEIAAAIQEGAQAYLNKQYTAIGIVGVVILVALAFFLGTLPAIGFATGAILSGAAGFVGMLISVRANVRTAQGASESLARGLSLAFRSGAITGMLVAGFALLGVAGYYAILTGPLGLAITSREVQDSMVCLGFGASLISIFARLGGGIFTKGADVGGDMVGKVEAGIPEDDPRNAATIADNVGDNVGDCAGMAADLFETYAVTTVATMVLAAIFFRDNAEIVANMMVLPLAICAICIVTSIIGTFAVRLGKSQNIMGALYQGLIVTGVLSVGALYYVIHKLVTTTVTVGDKSFNADSLFYCGVAGLVVTALIVVITEYYTGTGFRPVKSVAKASVSGHGTNVIQGLAMSLESTAAPALVIIVGIIVTYGLAGLFGIAIATTSMLSLAGFIVALDAFGPVTDNAGGIAEMAGLPPEVRVTTDALDAVGNTTKAVTKGYAIGSAGLGALVLFAAYTEDLKFFAATAAPGSFFSGLGTVAFDLSNPYVVVGLLFGGLLPFLFGGMSMTAVGRAAEAVVEEVRRQFRENPGIMTGEVKPEYGRAVSILTSAAIREMIVPSLLPVVSPVVLFFAINQIAGKANGFASLGAMLMGVIVTGLFVAISMTSGGGAWDNAKKLIEEGHYGGKGSEAHKAAVTGDTVGDPYKDTAGPAVNPMIKITNIVALLLLAILAHASAA
- a CDS encoding ubiquinol-cytochrome C reductase, producing MLLDRIFRPKPAVVAGRALYAACVEQSRTPVIYEALAVPDSVEGRFEVYTLHVVLILDRLVNQGPEATRISQALFDAYVQALDDALREMGVGDLSVGKKMRRLGEAFFGRVKNYHAALAGLPETGDLRALVKRTVYAEVETPPLDDLIEYILKQKSGLAGQSVEDLGKGVVGWAAP
- a CDS encoding 3-oxoacyl-ACP synthase (FabH; beta-ketoacyl-acyl carrier protein synthase III; catalyzes the condensation of acetyl-CoA with malonyl-ACP to initiate cycles of fatty acid elongation; differs from 3-oxoacyl-(acyl carrier protein) synthase I and II in that it utilizes CoA thioesters as primers rather than acyl-ACPs) → MRSRSRQVTRKVLRSVVTGVGAYLPKEIVTNDDLSKVVDTTDAWIVERTGIRQRHRAAPDQGVSDLAVEAARKALEAAGRSPEDVDLIIVGTTTPDLTFPAVATMVQRKLGCPVGIAFDVQAVCSGFVYALSTADGFVARGRSKCALVIGAETMTRLMDWTDRGTCVLFGDGAGAVVLEPQEGQGDVSDRGLLGFALRADGTKQDLLYVDGGVSTNGQVGHLRMQGNQVFRHAVVNISEAVVAAAADAGVQVSDVDWFIPHQANQRILEGVAKRLGIAEAKVISTVAIHANTSAASIPLALAHGIADGRIKTGDLVLLEAMGGGLTWGACVVRL
- a CDS encoding DNA-binding protein; this translates as MPELEARITVRSWLDGAELTGRFHGRVEQVCGVSLDPFVQPVDGEVELRVVPQGSPNTPIETLAGEVDLDPEAPDPPDVLAGDTIDLAHVLFEHLALAIDPFPRKPDAVFDYAAPTADLSPFSVLKQLKEKDQ
- a CDS encoding cell envelope protein SmpA is translated as MFRRAAASVLALSLLGAAGCAPITTYSGFQAIEANPKDVKAGVDTKTSVRVRLGSPSATSTFDPNVWFYIDQIKQTVAFQRPVTTRRDVTAIKFNKDSELVETVNQYSLKDGKLIAFNGRETPTRGRELTVLEQLLGTVGRGGGLLPNQDEGAPGNRPGDRR
- a CDS encoding phosphate acyltransferase encodes the protein MTRSLVISIDAMGGDHGPSTTIPGLALAVQKSKDSLTFIIHGDEALIGPELARHPELAGRFEVRHTDKVIASDEKPANAVRRGRGASMWNAVESVKTGEANAAVSCGNTGGLMAISRLILRMSVDVERPPLVVSWPGRKGVSTVLDAGANIDCDAERLVEFAIMGEAFHRAAHGVARPTVGILNVGSEDVKGHEEVRLAHAILKSGKFDIDYHGFVEGDDLSKNTVDVVVTDGFTGNVALKTAEGTASYIVEELRTALTSSLGAKLGALLARPALRIFRDKMNPPPAAPLLGLNGLVVKCHGGADARDFGQSIGLAIDLAKSDFAAEIERNMTRLTAAMEAAPADAVEESSGDA